One part of the Mycobacterium marinum genome encodes these proteins:
- a CDS encoding bifunctional nuclease family protein produces the protein MGEVRVVGIRVEQPQNQPVLLLREADGDRYLPIWIGQSEAAAIALEQQGVEPPRPLTHDLIRDLIAALGHSLKEVRIVDLQEGTFYADLIFDRNITVSARPSDSVAIALRVGVPIYVEEAVLAQAGLLIPDEGDEEAGSAVREDEVEKFKEFLDSVSPDDFKAT, from the coding sequence ATGGGTGAAGTTCGTGTTGTCGGCATTCGCGTCGAGCAACCGCAGAACCAGCCGGTGCTGTTGCTGCGCGAAGCCGACGGTGACCGGTACCTACCGATTTGGATCGGCCAGTCCGAGGCCGCTGCCATCGCGCTTGAGCAACAAGGCGTGGAGCCGCCCCGGCCGTTGACGCACGACTTGATCAGGGATCTCATTGCCGCGCTCGGGCATTCCCTCAAGGAAGTGCGCATCGTCGATCTGCAAGAGGGCACGTTCTATGCGGATTTGATCTTCGACCGCAACATCACGGTCTCGGCTCGCCCCTCCGACTCGGTGGCGATTGCGCTGCGCGTCGGTGTTCCGATTTATGTCGAGGAGGCGGTGCTGGCCCAGGCCGGCCTGTTGATACCCGACGAGGGTGACGAGGAGGCCGGAAGCGCCGTTCGAGAGGACGAGGTCGAGAAATTCAAAGAGTTTCTCGACAGCGTTTCGCCCGACGACTTCAAGGCCACCTGA